In Pectinophora gossypiella unplaced genomic scaffold, ilPecGoss1.1 Pgos_33, whole genome shotgun sequence, a single window of DNA contains:
- the LOC126380983 gene encoding uncharacterized protein LOC126380983, with amino-acid sequence MQMVINCVGVHDCNRIKSTKPEVSSPFNECSCVIASNQKLQDIEEMQMAINCVGVYDCNRIKSTKPEVSSPFNECSSVTASNQKLQDIEEKQMAINCVGVYDCNRIKSTMPEVSSPFNECSSVTANNQKLQDIEEMQKAKNCVGDY; translated from the exons atgcagatggtaataaactgtgtaggagttcatgattgcaatagaataaaatcgaccaagcctgaagtcagcagccccttcaatgaatgcagctgTGTGatagccagcaatcaaaagttacaagatatcgag gaaatgcagatggcaataaactgtgtaggagtttatgattgcaatagaataaaatcgaccaagcctgaagtcagcagccccttcaatgaatgcagcagtgtgacagccagcaatcaaaagttacaagatatcgag gaaaagcagatggcaataaactgtgtaggagtttatgattgcaatagaataaaatcgaccatgcctgaagtcagcagccccttcaatgaatgcagcagtgtgacagccaataatcaaaagttacaagatatcgag gaaatgcagaaggcaaaaaactgcgtaggagattattaa